In a single window of the Roseiconus lacunae genome:
- a CDS encoding RNA polymerase sigma factor — translation MPETSFLEEPSTSRSMLARAQNGDTESWQQLAQVYGPIIYAWARRSGCQAADAADVMQETLGAVASALQRFDHQRDGATFRGWLWTITRNKIRDHLRLLQHEEAAGGTAANLAMRQVPEAEPLSEPPTDAASDAQAARTRMLELLRTRFDHRTWTMFWETTIIGRDVHDVADQMGVSKWAVYKSRARVLQRLKDELHGMDDF, via the coding sequence ATGCCCGAAACTTCATTTCTTGAAGAACCGTCGACCAGTCGTTCGATGCTGGCCCGCGCCCAGAATGGCGACACCGAAAGCTGGCAACAACTGGCGCAAGTTTACGGACCGATCATTTATGCGTGGGCCCGCCGCAGCGGATGCCAAGCTGCCGATGCGGCCGACGTGATGCAGGAAACACTGGGCGCCGTCGCGTCGGCGCTTCAGCGTTTCGATCATCAACGTGACGGGGCGACGTTTCGTGGCTGGCTATGGACCATCACGCGAAACAAGATCCGTGACCATTTGCGTTTACTACAGCACGAAGAAGCAGCCGGAGGCACGGCCGCCAACCTCGCGATGCGACAGGTTCCTGAGGCAGAGCCACTCTCCGAACCGCCCACCGACGCAGCGTCGGATGCCCAGGCAGCTCGCACCCGAATGTTAGAGCTACTGCGAACCCGATTTGACCACCGGACTTGGACAATGTTTTGGGAAACCACCATCATCGGTCGTGACGTCCATGATGTCGCCGATCAAATGGGCGTTTCCAAATGGGCCGTCTACAAATCTCGCGCACGAGTCCTGCAACGTTTGAAAGACGAACTGCACGGGATGGACGATTTTTGA
- a CDS encoding serine/threonine protein kinase — MPNDVQSKGDQMVKINGQTRPWTPGQCLDQQQLRAVLSGSVPKSEFDSAISHLDQCSDCRKAAETLELSVLDLSTKSVGNQVDEVDVFRNETACQIAIGKFNARPRRELHATPPVESLGTYRLLELVGSGGMGTVFRAEHQRLRRHCAIKLLPPDRVASPGWLDRFNREMTAVASLEHPGIVRATDAGHDSGWHYLVMEFLDGLDVGQVATRMGQLSVADACEVVRQAANALAHIHDCGLVHRDIKPSNLMLTRDGQVKLLDLGLVLDGDDPLVSDERLTTVGHVMGTMPYMAPEQLTDSRDVRPQSDLYSLGATLFRLIAGRPPHRCGKGLAAQVLEITGKDAPPLDAVREDIDREVVTLVAELLSRDPKKRPVTASLVAERLEGPSKGHQLKRLIQEARRRDEMGHPIRSGLWPSVSAAGKNARPPIVRRWLVGLAMAGFLLLAALVIKIQTDRGLLVVHSDLDGLTVAVKQNDQVVERLKIQSGDNQISLYKGSYQVAIEGGDQALKLSDEVVTIARSAVREITVKALPSDQVAQVNENPTGKSISPQTIDVTAIPRDAAMMGSGDDLGMGASGRSMDSMDMMAGEMDEMMGADMMGMDMMMMGSTANVSGRASGVWIDGESLEHWIETIATTDNWEKLGQAMTTAIKGVDRLSEDNVWLDRVIAAIIERSRALGGLTQKSPPVISISTSTESDQASEYFMWYFNQVFGEPNQGVWNAHSADELLNGNSNSRAAIIVSLHRWHSNRSRGGGMEMGGYGGGYDSMMDMGMGMGDDGSRQRNEKFLKLRLLRGLIGLSHADAWQGMPPEEQAASARLARESAIYLSRGPAISLDSIPDLISVVEAVPEDERSKLEAELIQRSQRSQNSATKSADMGMGMGMGMDMGMGMDTDYGEMAGGMGMGMDMEDPPSSTSPRKSTYRGKSLRTWKQTLEVELDVDSLIEAMEAVEVLSRNQDASERFEAGRAIVRVARLYGGPISNGAGDPSERFMVRFPSLMQSFFPEHGFKLLLEEFEKNNDKSITAMLWPTQIYLKSHFGDESLVQDHGETLNKILEHMLKYLRDREDAPFADLDSNLVETPILLSWILGQSLEDDPLIQKKAAEVIEDRVKDHQNGLNQAYGEVWGRPLVLAGLAAAQKSPDLMLERSLQFLVIQAVCPLTIANDIKLEEMIRMAYELDPKLAEEATENRWHWKRPHPIEDNKIGLLLSYYAQHCQPTQKAIALVEQYDATIDLGEVAEKAIATIQSRMKE; from the coding sequence TTGCCCAACGACGTTCAATCGAAAGGTGATCAGATGGTCAAAATCAATGGGCAAACCCGCCCCTGGACCCCGGGGCAGTGCTTGGATCAGCAGCAATTGCGGGCGGTTTTAAGCGGCAGTGTCCCCAAAAGCGAATTTGATTCCGCGATCTCGCACCTCGATCAATGTAGCGATTGCCGCAAAGCAGCCGAGACTCTTGAACTGAGCGTGCTTGACCTCAGCACGAAATCGGTCGGCAACCAAGTCGACGAAGTGGACGTGTTTCGCAACGAGACCGCTTGTCAAATCGCCATCGGGAAATTCAATGCCCGCCCACGCCGCGAATTGCATGCCACGCCACCGGTCGAATCCCTGGGGACATACCGATTGCTGGAATTGGTCGGTAGCGGCGGCATGGGGACGGTCTTCCGAGCCGAGCATCAACGGCTGCGTCGCCATTGTGCGATCAAACTGCTGCCTCCTGATCGAGTCGCGAGCCCCGGTTGGCTGGATCGATTCAATCGCGAAATGACAGCGGTCGCCTCACTGGAACATCCCGGGATTGTCCGTGCGACCGACGCCGGGCATGATTCGGGATGGCACTACTTGGTGATGGAGTTCCTGGACGGTTTGGATGTCGGTCAGGTGGCCACACGAATGGGGCAACTGTCGGTGGCCGATGCCTGCGAAGTCGTCCGACAAGCCGCCAATGCACTCGCCCACATTCATGATTGCGGGCTGGTCCATCGCGACATCAAGCCGTCCAACTTGATGCTTACCCGAGACGGCCAAGTCAAACTATTGGACTTGGGATTAGTTCTCGACGGCGACGATCCACTCGTCAGCGACGAACGCTTGACCACGGTCGGGCATGTGATGGGAACGATGCCCTACATGGCTCCCGAACAGTTGACCGACAGCCGAGATGTGCGTCCGCAGTCCGACCTGTATTCGCTCGGCGCGACGCTTTTCCGATTGATCGCCGGTCGTCCGCCCCATCGCTGCGGCAAAGGCTTGGCCGCGCAGGTACTGGAGATCACCGGCAAGGACGCACCACCGCTCGATGCGGTGCGTGAAGACATCGATCGCGAAGTCGTCACGCTTGTCGCCGAGTTGCTGTCGCGTGATCCGAAGAAACGCCCCGTGACCGCGTCACTCGTCGCCGAACGACTGGAAGGACCAAGCAAAGGTCATCAACTCAAACGCCTGATCCAAGAAGCTCGCCGCAGAGACGAAATGGGGCACCCGATCCGCAGCGGACTATGGCCAAGCGTTTCGGCTGCCGGAAAAAATGCCCGCCCACCGATCGTTCGCCGCTGGTTGGTCGGATTGGCGATGGCCGGCTTTCTGCTGTTAGCCGCTTTGGTCATCAAGATTCAAACCGACCGTGGATTGCTGGTCGTCCATTCGGACCTGGACGGATTGACGGTGGCGGTCAAGCAGAACGATCAAGTCGTCGAGCGTCTGAAGATTCAATCGGGTGACAACCAAATCTCGTTGTACAAAGGCAGCTATCAAGTGGCCATCGAAGGCGGTGACCAAGCACTAAAACTAAGCGACGAAGTCGTCACGATTGCCCGCAGCGCGGTTCGCGAAATCACCGTCAAGGCGTTGCCCAGTGATCAAGTCGCTCAGGTCAATGAGAATCCAACTGGGAAGTCGATATCACCCCAGACCATCGACGTCACGGCGATCCCCAGAGACGCAGCCATGATGGGGTCCGGTGACGACCTAGGCATGGGGGCCAGCGGCCGATCGATGGATTCGATGGACATGATGGCCGGTGAAATGGATGAAATGATGGGGGCGGACATGATGGGGATGGACATGATGATGATGGGATCCACCGCCAACGTGTCGGGACGAGCATCGGGGGTTTGGATCGACGGTGAATCGTTGGAACATTGGATCGAAACCATCGCGACGACAGACAATTGGGAGAAACTCGGCCAAGCGATGACGACCGCAATCAAGGGCGTCGATCGCTTGTCGGAGGACAACGTTTGGCTTGATCGTGTGATCGCAGCGATCATCGAGCGCTCGCGTGCACTCGGCGGTCTCACCCAAAAATCGCCGCCCGTCATTTCGATCTCCACAAGCACCGAATCCGACCAAGCATCGGAGTACTTCATGTGGTACTTCAATCAGGTCTTTGGCGAACCCAACCAGGGTGTTTGGAATGCACATTCCGCCGATGAATTGCTGAACGGGAATTCGAACAGCCGTGCGGCGATCATCGTTTCACTCCACCGTTGGCACTCGAATCGCTCCCGTGGTGGAGGAATGGAAATGGGTGGTTACGGCGGCGGTTACGACTCGATGATGGACATGGGGATGGGCATGGGGGACGACGGTAGCCGGCAACGCAATGAGAAGTTTTTGAAGCTGCGGTTGCTACGCGGCCTGATCGGACTTTCGCACGCCGACGCATGGCAGGGCATGCCGCCGGAGGAGCAAGCCGCGTCGGCACGATTGGCGAGGGAATCGGCGATCTACCTTTCGCGTGGACCAGCAATTTCACTCGACTCCATCCCCGATCTGATCAGCGTCGTCGAAGCGGTTCCCGAGGACGAACGGTCAAAGCTCGAAGCCGAGTTGATCCAGCGTTCGCAGCGTTCTCAAAACTCCGCCACGAAATCGGCGGATATGGGAATGGGCATGGGTATGGGCATGGATATGGGAATGGGAATGGACACGGACTATGGCGAGATGGCGGGAGGCATGGGAATGGGGATGGACATGGAAGATCCGCCATCATCCACATCGCCACGTAAATCGACCTATCGCGGCAAATCACTTCGGACCTGGAAGCAGACGCTGGAAGTCGAACTCGACGTCGATTCGTTGATCGAAGCGATGGAAGCCGTCGAAGTTCTGTCACGGAACCAAGACGCCAGCGAACGTTTCGAAGCAGGCCGTGCGATCGTCCGCGTCGCACGACTCTACGGCGGTCCGATTTCCAACGGAGCCGGCGATCCCAGCGAGAGGTTCATGGTGAGGTTTCCGTCATTGATGCAATCGTTTTTTCCCGAGCACGGATTCAAGTTGCTGCTAGAGGAGTTTGAAAAAAACAACGACAAAAGCATCACCGCGATGCTCTGGCCCACCCAGATATACCTTAAAAGTCACTTCGGTGACGAATCACTGGTTCAAGATCACGGCGAGACTCTCAACAAGATTTTGGAGCACATGTTGAAGTACCTTCGCGATCGAGAGGATGCACCGTTTGCGGACCTCGATTCGAACTTGGTTGAAACCCCCATCCTGCTGTCATGGATTCTTGGGCAATCGCTCGAAGACGATCCGCTGATCCAGAAAAAAGCGGCCGAAGTGATCGAGGATCGAGTGAAGGATCACCAGAATGGACTCAATCAGGCCTATGGCGAAGTCTGGGGACGACCGCTTGTCCTCGCAGGTCTCGCTGCGGCGCAGAAATCTCCGGACCTGATGTTGGAACGTTCGCTGCAATTCTTAGTCATCCAGGCCGTCTGCCCACTTACGATTGCCAATGACATCAAGCTGGAAGAAATGATTCGCATGGCCTATGAACTTGACCCAAAACTGGCCGAGGAGGCTACGGAAAATCGTTGGCACTGGAAGCGACCGCATCCGATTGAAGACAACAAGATCGGCCTGCTCCTCTCTTACTACGCCCAGCACTGCCAGCCAACGCAAAAAGCCATCGCATTGGTTGAGCAGTACGACGCCACGATCGATCTCGGCGAAGTTGCTGAGAAGGCGATCGCGACGATTCAGTCCAGGATGAAGGAGTGA
- the tatA gene encoding twin-arginine translocase TatA/TatE family subunit translates to MSLVLSSGLSGLSPLAFAMPGATEMLIFLFVVLLLFGGAKLPSLMRNLGRSANEFKRGMSETAEDDDTSDKDVDK, encoded by the coding sequence ATGTCTTTAGTTCTGTCTAGCGGTCTATCCGGGCTCTCGCCATTGGCCTTTGCCATGCCGGGCGCGACGGAAATGTTGATCTTTCTCTTTGTCGTCCTGCTGCTCTTCGGTGGGGCCAAATTGCCCTCGCTGATGCGCAATTTGGGCCGCAGTGCGAACGAATTCAAACGTGGAATGAGTGAGACTGCGGAAGACGACGACACGTCCGACAAAGACGTGGATAAGTAA
- a CDS encoding Sec-independent protein translocase subunit TatA/TatB, giving the protein MFGLGPFEMMVIGVVAVVLFGANLPEVARQAGGMYREFRGRLNEVQREFRAAEYEATKAFNMDSNTNSSTDEDDDEPSEPSAPKFTPPS; this is encoded by the coding sequence ATGTTTGGGCTCGGCCCCTTTGAAATGATGGTGATCGGTGTTGTTGCCGTCGTCTTGTTCGGCGCCAACTTGCCCGAGGTCGCGCGACAAGCCGGCGGCATGTATCGCGAATTCCGCGGCCGGCTGAACGAAGTCCAACGCGAATTCCGCGCCGCGGAATACGAAGCGACCAAGGCCTTCAACATGGATTCGAACACGAACTCGTCGACCGACGAAGACGACGACGAACCGTCCGAACCCTCCGCACCGAAATTCACCCCACCGAGTTGA
- a CDS encoding thymidine phosphorylase: protein MLAANLLVKKREGEQLSDDEIRFLIDGFCDGSVTDYQMSAFAMAVCLKGMSPGETECLTRAMLESGGRMPRTCSGDTPRVDKHSTGGLGDKVSVILAPLLAACGVHVPMISGRGLGLTGGTLDKLESIPGFRTDLNESECDGALRDVGAFIVSASDQIAPADRRLYALRDVTGTVESISLITASILSKKLAANLDALVMDVKVGSAAFMPSLNQASALAESICRVGTACGLPTSVLISDMDQPLGSAVGNAIEINESLAILRGECRDQPTVERARELTMLLCSELLVATKASSDYKQARDRLEDALQGGHALERLMAMIAQQHGRLDGPLPLAKKHVIEATHDGWVRRIDSRTIGLTVVEMGGGRRRVGDPIDHSVGVAMQVLVGDRVVRGQPLMEVYCSSPGQQDEVNRLSATIELGEQPAEPIPLILNAGS from the coding sequence ATGCTCGCCGCCAACCTGCTGGTCAAGAAACGTGAGGGAGAGCAGCTCTCCGACGACGAGATCCGTTTTCTGATTGACGGATTCTGCGACGGCAGTGTCACCGATTATCAGATGTCTGCGTTCGCGATGGCGGTTTGCCTGAAAGGAATGTCTCCCGGCGAAACTGAGTGCTTGACCCGCGCGATGCTCGAGAGCGGTGGCCGGATGCCGCGAACTTGTTCGGGTGACACCCCACGCGTGGACAAACACAGTACCGGTGGGCTGGGCGACAAAGTCTCTGTGATTTTAGCACCGCTGTTGGCTGCTTGCGGGGTTCACGTGCCGATGATCAGCGGGCGCGGACTTGGGCTGACCGGCGGGACGCTCGATAAGCTGGAATCGATCCCCGGTTTTCGAACCGATCTAAACGAATCCGAGTGTGACGGGGCCTTGCGCGATGTCGGCGCGTTCATTGTCAGCGCGAGCGACCAAATCGCCCCCGCCGACCGCCGGCTGTACGCCCTACGCGACGTCACCGGAACTGTCGAATCAATCTCGTTGATCACGGCCAGTATCTTGAGCAAAAAACTGGCGGCCAATCTGGATGCGTTGGTGATGGATGTCAAAGTCGGCTCGGCGGCATTCATGCCCAGTCTGAACCAAGCAAGCGCGCTCGCCGAGTCTATCTGCCGCGTCGGTACGGCGTGTGGCCTGCCGACCTCGGTGTTGATTTCAGACATGGATCAGCCGCTAGGCTCCGCCGTCGGAAATGCGATCGAGATCAACGAGTCGCTGGCAATCCTGCGTGGGGAATGTCGCGACCAACCGACGGTGGAGCGAGCGCGTGAATTGACGATGTTGCTTTGTAGCGAATTGTTGGTCGCAACGAAGGCATCGTCCGATTACAAGCAGGCTCGCGATCGCCTGGAAGACGCGTTGCAAGGCGGTCACGCATTGGAACGGCTGATGGCGATGATCGCTCAGCAGCACGGTCGGCTGGATGGACCACTGCCGCTGGCGAAAAAACACGTCATCGAGGCAACTCATGACGGCTGGGTGCGGCGCATCGATAGCCGCACGATCGGATTGACGGTCGTCGAGATGGGTGGCGGACGTCGCCGAGTGGGTGACCCCATTGACCATTCCGTTGGCGTGGCAATGCAGGTGCTTGTCGGTGATCGAGTGGTCCGGGGCCAACCGTTGATGGAAGTGTATTGCTCCAGCCCGGGGCAACAAGACGAAGTCAATCGCCTGAGTGCCACAATCGAGCTGGGTGAACAACCGGCTGAACCGATACCGTTAATCTTGAACGCCGGTTCGTAA
- a CDS encoding S1C family serine protease codes for MQISRMITALVFTYLASGLLNHCLSNPGFFGGQGLLGNHVHAYETAPGQTESPGDTADPDGDPADAEAPQASTQNTASQPMDGQSRELAVNETAANEDLIAAVQAGPKALSLAFRMAAKRATGSVVVLFAYGQGQPEQAGDDESNDEPPLPRMEPPETPVIPPQASDLPPNPDKLTGLGSGVVLSADGLIVTNNHVIQNATRVVVQMPDETWFDAEVFRGDPDSDVGIVRIKPSELLQPIEIGDSDKLEIGDWVLAIGSPFKLQATVSAGIISGKDRHIEKIPRSNMLQTDAAINPGNSGGALIDLNGQMIGISTAIATRTGFYQGVGFAVPINQAAWIAEELDQHGEVRRAAIGTTLVDLKPRIAKQFNLPPYSGILVYQIIKDSVAEAAGIERLDVIVEFAGEKVRDSTALQRAIERQKIGSEHPIVVRRDGKLVELTVQLATVDDPTGVK; via the coding sequence ATGCAGATTTCGCGAATGATCACGGCGCTGGTCTTCACTTACCTGGCCAGCGGGCTGTTGAACCATTGTCTGTCCAACCCCGGATTCTTCGGCGGTCAAGGACTCTTGGGCAATCATGTCCATGCCTACGAAACCGCCCCCGGTCAAACAGAATCCCCCGGCGATACAGCAGACCCTGACGGCGATCCAGCAGACGCTGAAGCTCCGCAAGCATCGACACAAAACACCGCATCGCAGCCAATGGACGGCCAATCGCGCGAGCTGGCCGTCAACGAAACCGCTGCGAACGAGGATCTGATCGCGGCGGTCCAGGCCGGTCCCAAAGCGCTTTCGCTCGCATTCCGAATGGCCGCCAAACGCGCCACCGGTTCGGTCGTGGTGCTATTCGCCTATGGCCAAGGGCAGCCTGAGCAAGCCGGGGACGATGAATCCAACGACGAACCTCCGCTGCCACGGATGGAGCCACCCGAAACACCCGTGATTCCGCCCCAAGCGAGCGATTTGCCGCCCAATCCGGACAAGCTAACCGGGCTGGGCAGCGGCGTTGTGCTTTCCGCCGATGGATTGATCGTCACCAACAACCACGTGATTCAAAATGCGACTCGCGTGGTGGTGCAAATGCCGGACGAAACTTGGTTCGACGCCGAGGTTTTCCGCGGTGACCCGGACAGCGATGTCGGCATCGTCCGAATCAAACCCAGCGAATTATTGCAACCGATCGAGATTGGCGATTCGGACAAGCTGGAAATCGGCGATTGGGTGCTCGCGATCGGTAGCCCGTTCAAACTGCAAGCGACCGTCAGTGCGGGGATCATCAGCGGCAAAGATCGGCATATCGAAAAGATTCCCCGCAGCAACATGCTGCAAACCGATGCCGCCATTAACCCCGGAAATTCGGGCGGTGCCTTGATCGATTTAAACGGCCAGATGATCGGCATTAGCACCGCGATCGCCACCCGGACGGGCTTTTACCAAGGCGTCGGATTTGCGGTCCCAATCAACCAAGCAGCTTGGATCGCTGAAGAACTCGACCAACATGGCGAGGTTCGCCGGGCCGCCATCGGCACCACTCTGGTGGATCTCAAGCCGCGGATCGCGAAGCAATTCAATCTTCCTCCGTACTCCGGAATTCTCGTTTACCAAATCATCAAAGACTCCGTCGCCGAAGCTGCCGGGATCGAGCGACTCGACGTGATCGTCGAGTTTGCCGGCGAAAAAGTTCGCGATTCGACCGCCCTGCAACGTGCGATCGAACGCCAGAAAATTGGTTCCGAGCATCCGATCGTTGTCCGCCGAGACGGAAAACTTGTCGAACTTACCGTGCAATTGGCCACCGTCGACGATCCAACGGGAGTAAAGTGA
- a CDS encoding carboxy terminal-processing peptidase, protein MVLQRRLGAIASAFLLSLAVGWTAEPLSAQETPIIGAAAQKPSVQDRLIAKIIAQRIERFHISGDKLNDDISQRALDLYIERFDPLKLYFYQSDVDEFQAYRNSIDDFVKKGDLNLAYKIFIRYTERVDERVAVALELLDGEFDYTKDEYIVVEADETTFAKTPEEARERWRRQIKYTLLDLRDSDDDDSDDDADASVEQEDPRSVLRRRYQRYARRFKTYSSDDLLEAFLTAVTSAFDPHSSYMSPTTYNDFLISMRLKLQGIGAALREKDGKTVVMQVIPGGAADLDKRLQADDIIVSVGQGDDGPMVDIVEMPLKEVVSMIRGNAGTIVRLGVKPGGKGDTKVYKIKRANVELATSAARGEVIDHKLEDGTAKKIGFINLPSFYMDMDGARENRPDFRSSTRDVRKILLDFKSQGVEGVVIDLSRNGGGSLTEAINLTGLFIDRGPVVQVKDSNDEVQQYNDEDSGTVWSGPLVVLTSKFSASASEIFAGAIQDYHRGIIVGDPATHGKGTVQTLMNLAEGLLGGNRDNFGALKVTLQQFYLPDGKSTQRDGVSADIILPSFTQNFDVAEGDLQYALEADRINGVRHDIYKFVPAGLLNELRQKSETRVQSNEEFLDRIRRIALFVKQKEESQVPLNEEKFLARRKQLDAQKEQEKEELNQQSDQEVFRDDFYNREVLNITSDYIAGLQRQQLVKN, encoded by the coding sequence ATGGTTCTTCAGCGACGACTGGGCGCAATCGCTTCCGCCTTTCTTCTTTCGCTCGCCGTGGGCTGGACTGCGGAGCCGCTTTCCGCCCAGGAAACACCGATCATCGGTGCGGCAGCACAGAAACCTTCGGTGCAAGATCGTTTGATCGCAAAGATCATCGCCCAGCGAATTGAGCGTTTTCACATCTCTGGCGATAAGCTCAATGATGACATCAGTCAACGCGCCTTGGATCTCTACATCGAACGTTTCGATCCGCTGAAACTGTACTTCTATCAGTCCGATGTCGACGAATTTCAAGCGTATCGCAATTCGATCGATGACTTCGTCAAGAAAGGCGATCTGAATCTGGCCTACAAGATCTTCATACGCTACACCGAACGCGTCGACGAACGTGTCGCGGTGGCGCTCGAATTGCTCGACGGCGAGTTTGACTACACCAAAGACGAATACATTGTCGTTGAAGCAGACGAAACCACCTTCGCTAAAACCCCCGAAGAAGCTCGGGAACGCTGGCGCCGACAAATCAAGTACACGCTGCTAGACCTACGTGACAGTGACGATGACGACAGCGATGATGATGCAGACGCCAGCGTCGAACAAGAAGACCCGCGTTCGGTTCTTCGTCGTCGCTATCAACGCTACGCGCGACGATTCAAAACGTACAGCTCGGACGATTTGTTGGAAGCCTTTTTGACGGCGGTGACCAGTGCATTCGACCCGCACTCCAGTTACATGTCGCCAACGACGTACAACGACTTTCTAATTTCGATGCGGCTGAAGCTGCAAGGTATCGGTGCAGCACTCCGCGAAAAAGATGGCAAGACCGTCGTCATGCAGGTCATCCCCGGCGGGGCCGCCGACTTGGATAAACGCCTCCAAGCGGACGACATCATCGTCTCTGTAGGACAAGGTGATGACGGCCCAATGGTCGACATCGTCGAAATGCCGCTGAAAGAAGTGGTCAGTATGATTCGCGGTAATGCCGGGACCATTGTCCGGTTGGGTGTTAAACCCGGCGGAAAAGGTGACACCAAGGTTTACAAAATCAAACGCGCAAACGTCGAACTGGCGACCTCCGCCGCTCGCGGTGAAGTTATCGATCACAAACTCGAAGATGGCACCGCTAAAAAGATCGGCTTCATCAACCTGCCCAGCTTTTACATGGACATGGACGGGGCCCGTGAGAACCGCCCCGACTTCCGCAGCAGCACCCGTGACGTTCGAAAAATCTTGCTGGACTTTAAATCACAGGGCGTCGAAGGCGTTGTGATCGATCTCAGCAGAAATGGTGGCGGTTCCTTGACCGAGGCGATCAACCTTACCGGACTGTTTATCGATCGCGGCCCCGTCGTTCAAGTGAAAGATAGCAACGACGAAGTGCAACAGTACAACGACGAAGATTCCGGCACCGTTTGGAGCGGACCATTGGTCGTCCTGACAAGCAAGTTCAGCGCCTCGGCGAGCGAGATTTTTGCCGGTGCGATCCAAGATTATCACCGCGGTATCATCGTCGGTGACCCGGCAACCCACGGCAAAGGCACCGTGCAAACGTTGATGAACCTTGCCGAAGGATTGCTCGGCGGCAACCGAGATAACTTTGGCGCGCTCAAAGTCACCTTGCAACAGTTCTACCTTCCCGATGGAAAAAGCACCCAACGCGATGGTGTGTCGGCCGACATCATTCTGCCCAGCTTTACGCAGAACTTTGACGTCGCCGAAGGCGACTTGCAGTACGCGCTCGAAGCCGATCGTATCAACGGAGTACGACACGACATTTACAAGTTCGTCCCCGCTGGCTTGCTGAATGAACTGCGACAAAAGTCAGAAACCCGCGTTCAATCGAACGAAGAATTCCTCGATCGAATTCGACGAATCGCATTGTTTGTCAAGCAAAAAGAAGAGTCGCAAGTTCCACTCAACGAAGAGAAATTCCTTGCCCGTCGAAAGCAACTCGACGCTCAGAAGGAGCAAGAAAAAGAAGAGCTCAATCAACAGAGCGACCAAGAGGTGTTCCGTGATGATTTTTACAACCGCGAGGTGCTAAACATCACGAGTGACTACATCGCCGGATTGCAGCGACAACAATTGGTCAAGAATTAA
- a CDS encoding N-acetylglucosamine-6-phosphate deacetylase codes for MSGYIDLQVNGYGGVDFNSDDVSVEQITGIAERLCQEGTSKFLPTIITADLDVMIRRIGKVAEAIESSTNAANRMPGIHVEGPFISSEPGYVGAHPISATRSATIDAMDRLLAAGRGLVRLVTLAPEVDGAAEVTRHLANQNITVAGGHSNASLDELKATIDAGMALFTHLGNGCPVTMHRHDNVINRVLSLAEYLHISLIADGHHVPWFAMQNYLQVIPDRHVVIVTDAISAAGLGPGKHRLADQWVEVDESLAAWGQGRKQFAGCATDMNQMMRLMQQHLGAEQSTLRRWTIENPARLIGLSV; via the coding sequence GTGAGTGGTTACATCGACTTGCAAGTCAACGGATATGGCGGCGTCGATTTCAACAGTGACGACGTGTCGGTCGAACAAATCACCGGCATCGCAGAAAGACTGTGCCAGGAGGGGACGTCGAAATTCCTGCCGACAATCATCACGGCAGACCTGGATGTGATGATCCGGCGGATTGGAAAAGTTGCCGAGGCGATCGAATCGTCGACCAACGCCGCCAACCGCATGCCGGGGATCCACGTCGAAGGCCCATTTATCAGTTCGGAGCCCGGCTACGTGGGTGCCCATCCGATCTCGGCGACCCGTTCGGCGACAATCGATGCGATGGATCGATTGTTGGCTGCCGGACGAGGCCTTGTGCGTCTGGTCACGCTTGCCCCCGAGGTCGACGGTGCCGCCGAAGTAACACGACATTTGGCCAATCAGAACATCACCGTCGCAGGCGGCCACTCAAACGCATCGCTGGATGAGCTAAAGGCGACGATCGACGCCGGGATGGCGCTGTTCACACACCTGGGGAATGGTTGCCCGGTCACGATGCATCGCCATGACAACGTCATCAACCGCGTGCTCTCACTAGCCGAATACCTGCACATCTCACTGATCGCCGATGGGCATCACGTACCGTGGTTTGCAATGCAGAACTACTTGCAAGTGATCCCGGATCGACACGTGGTGATCGTGACCGACGCGATCAGTGCCGCTGGACTTGGGCCCGGAAAACATCGCCTGGCCGATCAATGGGTCGAAGTCGACGAGTCGCTGGCTGCGTGGGGGCAAGGGCGAAAGCAATTCGCCGGTTGCGCGACGGACATGAACCAAATGATGCGACTGATGCAACAGCATTTGGGTGCGGAGCAATCAACGTTGCGACGGTGGACGATCGAAAACCCCGCCCGACTGATCGGACTGTCGGTCTGA